Proteins found in one Miscanthus floridulus cultivar M001 chromosome 4, ASM1932011v1, whole genome shotgun sequence genomic segment:
- the LOC136551919 gene encoding uncharacterized protein, with amino-acid sequence MKDDLKILKVNAKRHLEAVIKERDDWKAQCLKATEERDTWSKRCQEMATGIVPVLDLIDPALTEEELRTPQLGLVERCKQAWGWFQDFVKEAGEYTGAHVLSMVRAHYPLIDLKRLEAGYPKEIDPDKAEELRTAQLDLSSKIIGDINLCGGGTAPVQGMPSTSQLEMPPAASQPTKPAVSTSQAPAGPSPSA; translated from the exons atgaaggacgacctgaaaa ttttgaaagtcaatgccaagaggcaccttgaggccgtgatcaaggagcgtgacgactggaaagcacaatgccttaaggccaccgaggagcgggacacgtggagcaagcggtgccaagaaatggcaactggcattgtgcccgtcctcgaccttatcgacccggcgctcacagaggaagagctaaggacgcctcagctcggactggtcgagagatgcaagcaagcatggggatggttccaagacttcgtgaaggaggcgggtgagtacacgggtgcccatgtgctaagcatggtgcgtgctcactaccccctgatcgatctcaaacgcttggaggctgggtacccgaaggagatagacccagacaaggccgaagagcttcggacggcccagctggacttgtcgtcaaagataattggcgatattaacctgtgcggaggtgggacagcacctgtgcagggtatgccatcgacaagccagctggaaatgccaccagctgcaagccaaccaacgaagcctgcggtctcgaccagccaggcaccggcggggccatccccttcagcttga
- the LOC136551921 gene encoding protein disulfide-isomerase SCO2-like, protein MTTPPNPSPLLSSRPNPSIPLHRRSRFPNSPAAANTTGAASAPDWFRPRRPPDTDPSTSPGGRVAARDPGVRVKAKEGAEEEKDKKGKRRRWWERWSGDKESYLVDDVEPLPIPVTVPDTEPMSREELNRRLSCDVEIEDCKTVSYEWTGKCRSCQGTGLVSYFRKKGKETICKCVPCAGIGYVRKITFREDIQKIDELDNGKLP, encoded by the exons ATGACGACTCCCCCAAACCCCTCCCCGCTCCTCTCCTCCCGCCCCAACCCCTCCATCCCTCTCCACCGCCGCTCCCGGTTCCCCAACTCTCCGGCCGCCGCCAACACCACCGGCGCCGCCTCGGCGCCGGACTGGTTCCGCCCTCGCCGTCCTCCGGACACGGACCCGTCCACCTCCCCCGGCGGCCGCGTAGCCGCGCGCGATCCTGGCGTTCGCGTCAAGGCCAAGGAGGGCGCCGAGGAGGAGAAAGATAAGAAGGGCAAGAGGAGGAGATGGTGGGAGCGGTGGTCGGGAGACAAGGAGAGCTACCTGGTGGATGATGTGGAGCCGCTCCCCATCCCCGTGACCGTGCCAGATACCGAGCCCATGTCGCGGGAGGAGCTGAACCGCCGGCTCAGCTGCGACGTCGAGATCGAG GATTGCAAGACGGTTTCGTACGAGTGGACGGGCAAGTGCCGGAGCTGCCAGGGGACGGGGCTGGTCAGCTACTTCAGGAAGAAGGGCAAGGAGACAATCTGCAAGTGTGTGCCATGCGCCGGCATTG GTTATGTGAGGAAAATTACATTTCGTGAGGACATTCAAAAGATCGACGAGTTAGACAATGGCAAACTACCATAG